A section of the Castanea sativa cultivar Marrone di Chiusa Pesio chromosome 12, ASM4071231v1 genome encodes:
- the LOC142619792 gene encoding protein CDI yields the protein MSLSNGKVYPVTVTNNGGDVKKAFKIFVGYDTKEDLAYEVCRHSILKRSSIPVEIIPIKQSDLRKSGLYWRERGQLESTEFSFSRFLTPCLANYEGWALFVDCDFLYLADFKELTDMIDDKYAVMCVQHDYTPKETTKMDGAVQTVYPRKNWSSMVLYNCGHPKNKILTPEVVNTESGAYLHRFQWLEDEEIGSIPFVWNFLEGHNKVVENDSTTFPKAIHYTRGGPWFEAWKNCEFADLWLNEMEEYMKEGKKKIEE from the coding sequence ATGAGTCTGAGTAATGGGAAGGTTTACCCAGTGACAGTGACTAATAATGGAGGGGATGTGAAGAAAGCCTTCAAGATCTTTGTGGGATATGATACAAAGGAAGATCTTGCCTATGAGGTCTGTCGGCATTCGATCTTGAAGCGGTCCTCGATTCCTGTCGAGATCATACCAATCAAACAGTCAGATCTGAGGAAGAGTGGTTTATATTGGCGCGAAAGAGGCCAATTGGAGAGCACCGAGTTCTCGTTTTCTCGGTTCCTGACACCTTGCTTGGCCAATTATGAGGGTTGGGCATTGTTTGTGGATTGTGATTTTCTGTACTTGGCAGACTTTAAGGAATTGACGGACATGATCGATGATAAATACGCAGTTATGTGTGTTCAGCATGACTATACCCCAAAAGAGACAACAAAAATGGATGGGGCAGTGCAGACAGTGTATCCAAGGAAGAATTGGTCTTCCATGGTGTTGTACAATTGTGGTCATCCAAAGAACAAGATCTTGACGCCTGAGGTTGTGAATACGGAATCGGGTGCCTATCTTCATAGGTTTCAGTGGCTTGAGGATGAGGAAATTGGATCAATCCCATTTGTTTGGAATTTCCTCGAGGGCCATAACAAGGTAGTGGAGAATGATTCCACAACTTTCCCTAAGGCAATACACTATACTCGCGGAGGGCCATGGTTTGAGGCTTGGAAGAATTGTGAGTTTGCAGACCTGTGGTTGAATGAAATGGAGGAGTACATGAaggaagggaagaagaaaattgaagagtAG